One genomic window of Elaeis guineensis isolate ETL-2024a chromosome 2, EG11, whole genome shotgun sequence includes the following:
- the LOC105032783 gene encoding LOW QUALITY PROTEIN: glucan endo-1,3-beta-glucosidase 12 (The sequence of the model RefSeq protein was modified relative to this genomic sequence to represent the inferred CDS: inserted 1 base in 1 codon): protein MRVVEFYFYLLIFMLPLLGLTDAGQEAIQLVNLQELNPFSLHXPPHTTSPLPIAVSVTEAELSIVSSSVLAAESWLKTHVLAHLPSTRITTIVLGKGVLCDRNHEHQWGLVLPSVKNLYYCLVRRGLLEKIKVSAAFSSNCFHYSHFSISGGDLKQDILKPLLGFLQDNTLAYSIDSSSEFSHQPDNDEWVYSIHRVALEELGFSSIRDLRLVKQSSKQESRKLPPPFILPSPITPLPPIPFAPVPKSHFSFVPNGAPSEIPTNPPNEPQVPSPMPNASPLRAPASTPPMPVFPPPSPPAPVTPHSPAAPPTYSLPPIVFPPSMPCPVPAPEPAPGPGEEQKGGLWCVAKPTVPAEKLQEAMDYACGEGGADCKEIRPNGRCYYPDTVVAHASYAFNSYWQKTKHTGGSCSFDGTAVLITSDPSFQQCRFVFT, encoded by the exons atgaGGGTGGTGGAGTTTTACTTCTACCTTCTCATTTTCATGCTACCTCTCCTTGGTCTTACTG ATGCAGGTCAAGAAGCTATTCAGCTGGTGAACCTCCAGGAACTAAACCCGTTCAGCCTTC TCCCCCCTCACACCACTAGCCCACTTCCCATTGCAGTCTCTGTCACTGAAGCAGAGCTTTCCATAGTCTCTTCCAGTGTCTTAGCAGCAGAGAGCTGGCTAAAAACCCATGTCCTTGCCCACCTTCCCTCCACTAGGATCACCACCATTGtattaggaaaaggagtcctGTGTGACAGAAACCACGAGCACCAATGGGGCTTGGTTCTGCCCTCCGTTAAAAATTTGTACTACTGTCTAGTGAGAAGGGGTCTATTAGAAAAGATCAAAGTTTCTGCTGCATTTTCCTCTAATTGCTTCCACTATTCTCACTTCTCTATATCTGGAGGTGATTTGAAACAGGACATACTAAAGCCATTGCTGGGCTTTCTCCAAGATAACACCTTGGCTTACTCTATTGACTCATCTTCTGAATTCTCACATCAGCCTGATAACGATGAATGGGTTTACTCCATCCATCGAGTTGCTTTAGAAGAGCTGGGCTTTTCCAGTATTAGAGACTTGAGGTTGGTGAAACAATCATCAAAACAAGAGAGCAGAAAGTTGCCACCTCCATTTATACTTCCAAGTCCTATAACTCCCCTCCCACCCATCCCATTTGCGCCGGTGCCCAAGTCCCACTTCTCCTTTGTGCCCAATGGCGCCCCATCAGAGATCCCCACAAACCCACCTAATGAGCCACAGGTTCCATCGCCAATGCCCAATGCCTCTCCATTGAGAGCTCCTGCGAGTACTCCTCCCATGCCTGTGTTCCCACCACCATCGCCCCCTGCCCCTG TGACACCGCATTCACCAGCTGCCCCTCCAACTTACTCTCTGCCGCCTATTGTATTCCCACCATCAATGCCTTGCCCTGTTCCAGCACCAGAACCTGCTCCAGGGCCAGGGGAAGAGCAGAAGGGGGGCTTGTGGTGTGTCGCGAAGCCGACAGTTCCAGCAGAGAAGTTGCAAGAGGCAATGGACTATGCCTGTGGGGAAGGTGGGGCAGACTGTAAGGAGATTAGGCCTAATGGTAGATGTTATTATCCTGATACTGTGGTAGCCCACGCTTCCTATGCTTTCAATAGCTACTGGCAGAAGACGAAGCATACCGGAGGCAGCTGCAGTTTTGATGGGACTGCGGTACTTATTACATCAGACCCCA GCTTTCAGCAATGCCGGTTCGTATTCACTTGA